In Candidatus Pantoea floridensis, the genomic window AACAAAAGCGCGTTGAATACGCTGGCACAGCGTATCGGCCAGCTTGATCGTCAGCTGGCGCATTATGAGCTGGAGTCCGATACCATCACCAGCGCCATGGCTGGGATTTACGTGGATGTGATTAGCCCATTGGGGCCGCGCATTCAGGTAACCGGATCGCCGCAGGTATTACAGAATTCTCAAGTGCAGAGTAAAGTGCGCGCCGCATTGCTGGCCGGTATTCGCTCTGCAGTATTGTGGCAGCAGGTTGGCGGTGGCCGCCTGCAGCTGATGTTCTCGCGCCAGCGATTGCTGGGTGAAGCGAAAACCATTTTATCCCGCCTGGGCCCGGCGTATTAAGCGCTGCCCCGGCATCATTGTTAAACGATTCAGGAGTTGCACTGATGGAATTATCCTCTCTGACCGCCGTTTCACCTGTCGATGGTCGTTACGGCGATAAAGTCAGCCCACTGCGCGCCATTTTCAGCGAGTTTGGATTGCTGAAATTCCGCGTTGAGGTTGAGGTTCGCTGGTTACAAAAACTGGCCACGACTGTAGAGATCAAGGAAGTTCCTGCATTTGATGCCGACGCAAACGCTTTCCTTGATGCTATTGTCGCCAATTTCAGCGAAGAAGACGCCGCACGCATCAAAACCATCGAGCGCACCACCAACCAC contains:
- the hflD gene encoding high frequency lysogenization protein HflD yields the protein MAKNYYEITLALAGVCQAAHVVQQLAHQGQCNTHALNVSLRSLLDLNPGSTLAVYGNDEANLKLGLETLMAVLNSSSRQGAGAELTRYTLSMMVLERKLHGNKSALNTLAQRIGQLDRQLAHYELESDTITSAMAGIYVDVISPLGPRIQVTGSPQVLQNSQVQSKVRAALLAGIRSAVLWQQVGGGRLQLMFSRQRLLGEAKTILSRLGPAY